The proteins below come from a single Miscanthus floridulus cultivar M001 chromosome 1, ASM1932011v1, whole genome shotgun sequence genomic window:
- the LOC136465262 gene encoding uncharacterized protein, producing the protein MVDLIIGTKRLTKVLMDRGSGLNFMYAKTLDTMGIDRACIRSTRAPFDSIMPRKQAVSLGQIDLPITFGDLSNYRIEALTFEVVRIHKTYHAILGHPCYVKFMSVYNYTYLKLKMLGPCGAPLSSASTSVRLSVVNMLWQLSPPKRSR; encoded by the coding sequence ATGGTTGACCTGATCATCggcacaaagcggctcaccaaggtactgatggatagaggcagcggcctcaacttCATGTATGCTAAAACACTCgacaccatgggcatcgaccgagcatGCATCCGGTCGACCAGGGCACCTTTCGacagcatcatgcctagaaaacAGGCCGtgtcacttgggcagatcgatctacccatcaccttcggTGATCTGTCCAATTATAGGATAGaggccctcaccttcgaggtggtcaggaTCCAcaaaacctaccacgccatcctaggacatccatgctatgtgaagttcatgtcCGTCtataactacacctacctaaagctgaagatgctgggaccatGTGGGGCACCTCTTTCCAGCGCATCTACGAGTGTGAGGTTGAGTGTTGTGAACATGCTATGGCAATTGTCACCTCCAAAGCGCTCGCGGTGA